A DNA window from Enterobacter cloacae subsp. cloacae ATCC 13047 contains the following coding sequences:
- the yfiH gene encoding purine nucleoside phosphorylase YfiH, with amino-acid sequence MTKLIVPEWPLPEGVAACSSTRVGGVSQGAWASLNLGAHCGDNLEHVEENRSRLFAAGNLPSKPVWLEQVHGKAVLKLTGEPYASKRADASYSDTQGTVCAVMTADCLPVLFCNRAGTEVAAAHAGWRGLCEGVLEETVACFKDDPANIIAWLGPAIGPQAFEVGPEVREAFMAKDPQAVNAFEPVGEKYLADIYQLARQRLNNVKVTQIFGGDRCTFTEKGDFFSYRRDKTTGRMASFIWLI; translated from the coding sequence ATGACCAAACTGATTGTTCCGGAGTGGCCACTGCCTGAAGGTGTGGCAGCCTGCAGTTCAACCCGCGTTGGCGGGGTAAGTCAGGGGGCGTGGGCGTCTTTGAACCTTGGCGCACACTGCGGCGACAACCTGGAACACGTTGAAGAAAACCGCTCGCGGCTGTTTGCTGCGGGCAACTTACCGTCTAAACCGGTGTGGCTTGAGCAGGTTCACGGTAAAGCCGTGCTGAAGTTGACGGGAGAACCCTACGCGTCTAAACGTGCCGATGCCTCCTACAGCGATACGCAGGGAACAGTATGCGCGGTGATGACAGCCGATTGCCTGCCGGTGCTGTTTTGTAACCGTGCGGGTACCGAGGTTGCGGCTGCTCATGCGGGCTGGCGTGGTCTGTGTGAAGGCGTGCTGGAAGAAACCGTCGCCTGCTTCAAAGACGATCCTGCAAATATCATTGCCTGGCTTGGCCCGGCAATTGGTCCTCAGGCATTCGAGGTGGGCCCAGAGGTTCGTGAAGCGTTTATGGCAAAAGATCCGCAAGCCGTTAACGCTTTCGAACCCGTGGGGGAAAAATATCTGGCCGATATTTATCAGCTTGCACGTCAGCGTCTGAATAATGTCAAGGTGACGCAGATCTTCGGCGGTGACCGCTGTACGTTCACCGAAAAGGGTGATTTCTTCTCTTATCGCCGCGAC
- the rluD gene encoding 23S rRNA pseudouridine(1911/1915/1917) synthase RluD → MAQRVELTATVSENQLGQRLDQALAELFPDYSRSRIKEWILDQRVLVNGKVWDKPKEKVLGGEAVAINAEIEEEIRFEPQDIPLDIVYEDDDILVINKPRDLVVHPGAGNPDGTVLNALLHYYPPIADVPRAGIVHRLDKDTTGLMVVAKTVPAQTRLVESLQLREITREYEAVAIGHMTAGGTVDEPISRHPTKRTHMSVHPMGKPAVTHYRIMEHFRIHTRLRLRLETGRTHQIRVHMAHITHPLVGDQVYGGRPRPPKGASDEFISVLRKFDRQALHATMLRLYHPVSGIQMEWHAPIPQDMVELIDAMRADFEEHKDQVDWL, encoded by the coding sequence ATGGCACAACGAGTAGAACTCACCGCAACAGTCTCCGAAAATCAGCTCGGTCAACGCTTAGATCAAGCTTTGGCCGAATTGTTCCCTGATTATTCGCGTTCACGCATAAAAGAATGGATTCTTGACCAGCGCGTGCTGGTAAACGGTAAAGTCTGGGACAAACCGAAAGAGAAAGTGTTAGGTGGGGAAGCTGTCGCCATCAATGCTGAAATCGAAGAGGAAATCCGCTTCGAGCCACAGGATATCCCACTGGATATCGTCTATGAAGATGATGACATTCTGGTGATTAACAAGCCGCGCGACCTCGTTGTTCATCCGGGAGCGGGGAATCCTGACGGTACGGTACTTAACGCACTTCTCCATTATTATCCGCCGATTGCTGATGTGCCGCGTGCCGGTATCGTGCATCGTCTGGATAAAGACACCACCGGTCTGATGGTGGTGGCAAAGACCGTACCTGCCCAGACTCGCCTGGTGGAATCACTGCAGCTGCGTGAGATCACCCGCGAATATGAAGCCGTGGCTATTGGCCATATGACTGCTGGCGGTACGGTTGATGAGCCGATCAGCCGTCACCCTACCAAACGTACTCATATGTCGGTGCATCCGATGGGTAAACCGGCGGTGACGCACTATCGCATTATGGAACATTTCCGCATTCATACGCGTCTGCGTTTGCGTCTGGAGACCGGTCGTACCCACCAGATCCGCGTGCATATGGCGCACATCACCCATCCGCTGGTGGGGGATCAGGTTTACGGTGGTCGTCCGCGTCCGCCAAAAGGAGCATCGGACGAGTTCATTAGCGTACTGCGCAAGTTTGATCGTCAGGCGCTGCACGCCACCATGCTGCGCCTTTATCACCCTGTTTCAGGGATTCAAATGGAATGGCATGCGCCGATCCCGCAGGATATGGTGGAGCTTATTGACGCCATGCGCGCGGATTTTGAAGAACACAAAGATCAAGTGGACTGGTTATGA
- the bamD gene encoding outer membrane protein assembly factor BamD codes for MTRMKYLVAAATLSLALVGCSGSNEQVPDNPPNEIYATAQQKLQDGNWKQAITQLEALDNRYPFGPYSQQVQLDLIYAYYKNADLPLAQATIDRFMRLNPTHPNIDYVMYMRGLTNMALDDSALQGFFGVDRSDRDPQHARDAFNDFSKLVRGYPNSQYVTDATKRLVFLKDRLAKYEYSVAEYYTRRGAWVAVVNRVEGMLRDYPDTQATRDGLKLMENAYRQMQMTAQADKVAKIIAANSSNT; via the coding sequence ATGACGCGCATGAAATATCTGGTGGCAGCGGCCACGTTGAGCCTGGCTTTGGTGGGCTGCTCCGGTTCAAATGAACAGGTCCCTGACAATCCGCCGAATGAAATCTATGCGACTGCACAACAAAAGTTGCAGGACGGTAACTGGAAACAGGCGATAACGCAACTGGAAGCGTTGGATAATCGCTATCCATTTGGTCCGTATTCGCAGCAGGTACAGTTAGATCTCATCTACGCATACTATAAAAATGCCGATCTGCCGCTGGCTCAGGCAACCATCGATCGTTTCATGCGTCTGAACCCGACTCATCCTAACATCGACTATGTAATGTACATGCGCGGTCTTACCAACATGGCGCTGGATGACAGTGCCCTGCAGGGCTTCTTCGGTGTGGATCGCTCCGACCGTGACCCACAGCATGCGCGTGATGCGTTCAACGACTTTTCCAAACTGGTGCGCGGCTATCCGAACAGCCAGTACGTAACCGACGCCACCAAACGTCTGGTGTTCCTGAAAGACCGACTGGCGAAATACGAATACTCGGTTGCTGAATACTACACCCGTCGTGGCGCATGGGTTGCCGTGGTTAACCGTGTAGAAGGAATGCTGCGTGATTATCCGGATACGCAGGCGACCCGCGACGGCCTGAAGCTGATGGAGAATGCTTACCGCCAGATGCAGATGACCGCACAGGCAGACAAGGTAGCAAAAATCATCGCCGCGAACAGCAGCAACACCTGA
- the raiA gene encoding ribosome-associated translation inhibitor RaiA, whose translation MTMNITSKQMEITPAIRQHVADRLAKLDKWQTHLINPHIILSKEPQGFIADATINTPNGHLVASAKHEDMYTAINDLINKLERQLNKVQHKGEARRATTSVKDASFAEEVEEE comes from the coding sequence ATGACAATGAACATTACCAGCAAACAAATGGAAATTACCCCGGCAATTCGCCAGCACGTCGCAGACCGTCTCGCCAAACTGGATAAATGGCAAACACACTTGATTAATCCACATATCATCCTGTCTAAGGAGCCGCAGGGTTTCATCGCTGACGCAACTATCAATACTCCAAACGGCCATCTGGTCGCCAGCGCAAAACACGAGGATATGTACACCGCTATTAACGATTTGATCAACAAGCTGGAACGGCAGCTCAATAAAGTGCAGCACAAAGGTGAAGCCCGTCGCGCCACGACCTCGGTGAAAGACGCCAGCTTCGCGGAAGAAGTTGAAGAAGAGTAA
- the pheL gene encoding pheA operon leader peptide PheL: MKLTPFFFAFFFTFP; encoded by the coding sequence ATGAAACTGACGCCGTTTTTCTTCGCATTCTTTTTTACCTTCCCCTGA
- the pheA gene encoding bifunctional chorismate mutase/prephenate dehydratase, translating to MTPENPLLDLRVKISALDEKLLALLAERRALAIEVGKAKLDSHRPVRDIDRERDLLERLIQLGKAHHLDAHYITRLFQLIIEDSVLTQQALLQQHLNKTNPHSARIAFLGPKGSYSHLAARQYAARHFEEFIESGCAKFADIFNQVETGQADYAVVPIENTSSGAINDVYDLLQHTSLSLVGELTIPIDHCVLVSGSTDLSTIETVYSHPQPFQQCSQFLNRYPNWKIEYTESTSAAMEKVAQANSPTVAALGSEAGGALYGLQVLERNLANQTQNITRFIVLARKAINVSDQVPAKTTLLMATGQQAGALVEALLVLRNHNLIMTRLESRPIHGNPWEEMFYLDIQANLESPSMQKALRELSEITRSMKVLGCYPSENVVPVDPS from the coding sequence ATGACACCGGAAAACCCGTTACTGGATCTGCGAGTAAAAATCAGCGCGCTGGATGAAAAATTACTGGCACTTCTGGCTGAACGCCGCGCGCTCGCCATCGAAGTGGGTAAAGCCAAACTGGACTCCCACCGTCCGGTACGTGATATCGACCGCGAACGCGACCTGCTGGAACGTCTGATTCAACTCGGCAAAGCCCATCACCTTGACGCACATTACATCACCCGTTTGTTCCAGCTCATCATCGAAGACTCTGTTCTGACCCAGCAAGCGCTGTTGCAGCAGCATCTGAATAAAACCAACCCGCACTCTGCCCGCATCGCGTTTCTTGGCCCTAAGGGCTCCTACTCCCATCTGGCTGCCCGCCAGTACGCTGCACGTCATTTTGAAGAGTTCATTGAGAGCGGCTGCGCGAAGTTCGCCGATATTTTCAATCAGGTGGAAACCGGCCAGGCGGATTACGCCGTCGTGCCGATTGAGAACACCAGTTCCGGTGCCATCAACGACGTGTACGATCTGCTGCAACACACCAGCCTGTCGCTGGTTGGGGAGCTGACAATTCCTATCGATCACTGCGTGCTGGTCTCTGGCTCAACCGATTTGAGCACCATCGAGACGGTCTACAGCCATCCGCAGCCGTTCCAGCAGTGCAGTCAGTTCCTGAACCGTTATCCGAACTGGAAAATTGAGTACACCGAAAGCACCTCCGCGGCGATGGAAAAAGTCGCCCAGGCAAACTCCCCTACCGTCGCGGCGCTGGGCAGCGAGGCGGGCGGTGCGCTGTATGGTCTCCAGGTTCTGGAACGTAACCTGGCAAACCAGACGCAAAACATTACCCGCTTCATCGTGCTGGCACGCAAAGCCATTAATGTCTCTGATCAGGTGCCCGCCAAAACCACCCTGTTGATGGCAACCGGGCAGCAGGCAGGCGCACTGGTTGAAGCGCTACTGGTACTGCGTAACCACAATCTGATCATGACCCGGCTCGAATCGCGCCCGATTCACGGCAATCCCTGGGAAGAGATGTTCTATCTCGACATTCAGGCCAACCTGGAATCGCCGTCCATGCAGAAAGCCCTGCGCGAACTGAGCGAAATCACCCGTTCAATGAAGGTGCTGGGCTGTTATCCGAGCGAAAACGTGGTACCGGTTGACCCAAGCTAA
- a CDS encoding SMP-30/gluconolactonase/LRE family protein, with protein sequence MAEPQLLLNYTGHLPECPTWSAEENALYWADILEGEIHRYHLPTAEHTVLSFHEEVGCFALRERGGFIVAMRSGIWLSDKHGLLQRKVCDNPSNPQLARFNDGGTDHRGQFYAGTFWAPGDYNGALLMRIDNDLTPKVIQCDIHGHNGLAFSPDHRWMFTSDTPNGVIYRTPLDEQGEPGKREVFRRFNDGEGIPDGAAMDVEGCYWSALFDGWRIARFSPQGEQLEEYRMPVRCPTMVCFGGDDMKTLFITTTRENMDAQEVAQYPLSGAIFTLPVSVAGMKKSRFIER encoded by the coding sequence ATGGCCGAACCGCAGCTGCTGTTGAACTACACCGGGCATCTGCCCGAATGCCCGACGTGGAGTGCAGAGGAAAATGCGCTTTACTGGGCGGATATTCTTGAAGGTGAGATCCACCGTTATCATTTACCCACGGCGGAACACACCGTGCTCTCTTTCCACGAAGAGGTGGGGTGTTTCGCCCTGCGCGAACGCGGCGGCTTTATCGTCGCGATGCGAAGCGGCATCTGGCTTTCCGATAAACACGGCCTGCTGCAGCGCAAAGTCTGTGATAACCCGTCGAATCCGCAGCTTGCGCGTTTCAATGATGGGGGAACCGATCACCGGGGCCAGTTCTACGCCGGGACCTTCTGGGCACCGGGTGATTACAACGGGGCGCTGCTGATGCGCATTGATAACGATCTGACGCCAAAAGTTATCCAGTGCGACATTCATGGCCACAATGGTCTGGCATTCAGCCCCGACCATCGGTGGATGTTTACCTCTGATACGCCAAACGGCGTTATCTACCGTACCCCGCTGGATGAGCAGGGGGAACCCGGTAAACGGGAGGTATTCCGCCGGTTCAACGACGGCGAAGGGATACCTGACGGTGCTGCGATGGACGTGGAAGGCTGTTACTGGAGTGCGCTGTTTGATGGCTGGCGCATCGCGCGCTTTTCACCTCAGGGAGAGCAACTGGAAGAGTACCGAATGCCGGTCCGTTGCCCAACGATGGTCTGCTTTGGCGGTGACGATATGAAAACGCTGTTTATCACGACCACCCGGGAAAATATGGATGCGCAGGAGGTGGCGCAATATCCCCTCTCCGGCGCTATCTTCACCCTGCCGGTCAGTGTGGCAGGGATGAAGAAAAGCCGGTTTATCGAACGTTAG